The proteins below come from a single uncultured Carboxylicivirga sp. genomic window:
- a CDS encoding C4-type zinc ribbon domain-containing protein, with amino-acid sequence MANIDPKAKEKEMSVEERLRALYDLQTVESSIDKIRTLRGELPLEVQDLEDEIEGLETRMGNLDGEIKSLNDAILGKKNEIKESGLLVKKYEAQQMNVRNNREFDSLSKEIEFQKLEVELCEKRIKEFTAELKNKKEVGESSKQLLEDRKADLAAKKKELDEIVGETQMEEERLAEKSEEIAKSVPERLLTAFRRIRKNARNGLAVVTVERDACGGCFNKIPPQRQLDIASHKKVIVCEYCGRILVDRAIGGEEAAE; translated from the coding sequence GAGAGCTCTTTACGACCTTCAAACTGTGGAATCTTCGATCGATAAGATTCGTACGCTTAGAGGAGAGCTTCCTTTGGAGGTTCAGGATTTGGAAGATGAGATTGAAGGGTTGGAAACCCGTATGGGTAACCTCGACGGGGAAATCAAAAGTTTGAACGACGCCATCCTGGGTAAAAAGAACGAGATTAAAGAATCTGGTTTACTTGTTAAAAAATACGAAGCGCAACAAATGAATGTGCGTAACAATCGCGAGTTCGACTCTTTATCTAAAGAAATTGAGTTCCAGAAATTGGAAGTTGAGTTATGCGAAAAACGTATTAAAGAATTTACAGCTGAGCTAAAAAATAAAAAAGAAGTTGGTGAGTCATCAAAGCAATTGCTTGAAGACCGTAAAGCTGACTTAGCTGCTAAAAAGAAAGAGCTAGACGAGATTGTGGGTGAAACGCAAATGGAAGAAGAGCGTTTAGCTGAAAAATCAGAAGAAATTGCAAAAAGCGTACCTGAGCGTTTACTAACTGCTTTCCGTCGTATTCGTAAAAATGCGCGTAATGGTTTAGCCGTTGTAACAGTTGAGCGTGACGCTTGTGGTGGTTGTTTTAATAAAATTCCACCTCAAAGACAATTGGATATTGCTTCTCATAAAAAAGTAATTGTTTGTGAGTATTGTGGTCGTATCCTTGTTGACAGAGCGATTGGTGGCGAAGAAGCTGCAGAGTAA